A section of the Mangifera indica cultivar Alphonso chromosome 12, CATAS_Mindica_2.1, whole genome shotgun sequence genome encodes:
- the LOC123192822 gene encoding nuclear transcription factor Y subunit B-6 isoform X2 yields the protein MNMRLPEMNQTNNNSNHISSSDDNECTVREQDRFMPIANVIRIMRKILPPHAKISDDAKETIQECVSEYISFITGEANERCQREQRKTITAEDVLWAMSKLGFDDYIEPLTIYLHRYREMEGERGSIRGEALVKRAVEFRTLGVAAAFAPAAAFHMGHHHQGFYGGGAAGMGRYLKDTNENGNTTGAGSSQVGVANGGNIGEA from the coding sequence ATGAACATGAGGCTACCTGAGATGAACCAAACAAATAACAACAGTAACCACATTTCTTCTTCTGATGACAACGAGTGCACAGTGAGGGAACAAGACCGCTTCATGCCAATAGCTAACGTGATCAGGATCATGCGTAAAATCCTTCCCCCACACGCCAAAATCTCAGATGACGCAAAGGAGACAATTCAAGAATGTGTGTCAGAGTACATCAGCTTCATAACAGGTGAAGCCAACGAGCGCTGTCAACGTGAGCAACGCAAGACGATTACAGCTGAGGATGTGTTGTGGGCAATGAGCAAGCTGGGGTTTGATGACTACATTGAACCCCTGACCATATACCTCCATCGCTACCGTGAAATGGAAGGGGAGCGAGGGTCTATAAGAGGAGAGGCACTGGTGAAGAGGGCAGTGGAGTTTAGGACACTGGGAGTAGCAGCTGCATTTGCACCAGCAGCAGCATTTCATATGGGGCACCACCACCAAGGGTTTTATGGAGGAGGAGCTGCGGGCATGGGCAGGTACTTGAAGGACACAAATGAAAATGGGAATACCACTGGTGCAGGTTCATCACAGGTTGGTGTGGCTAATGGTGGTAATATTGGTGAAGCATAA
- the LOC123192822 gene encoding nuclear transcription factor Y subunit B-6 isoform X1, with translation MESGGFHGYRQLPNTTTSGLKLTEMNMRLPEMNQTNNNSNHISSSDDNECTVREQDRFMPIANVIRIMRKILPPHAKISDDAKETIQECVSEYISFITGEANERCQREQRKTITAEDVLWAMSKLGFDDYIEPLTIYLHRYREMEGERGSIRGEALVKRAVEFRTLGVAAAFAPAAAFHMGHHHQGFYGGGAAGMGRYLKDTNENGNTTGAGSSQVGVANGGNIGEA, from the exons ATGGAAAGTGGAGGATTCCATGGCTACCGCCAGCTTCCCAACACTACTACTTCTG GCCTGAAATTAACAGAGATGAACATGAGGCTACCTGAGATGAACCAAACAAATAACAACAGTAACCACATTTCTTCTTCTGATGACAACGAGTGCACAGTGAGGGAACAAGACCGCTTCATGCCAATAGCTAACGTGATCAGGATCATGCGTAAAATCCTTCCCCCACACGCCAAAATCTCAGATGACGCAAAGGAGACAATTCAAGAATGTGTGTCAGAGTACATCAGCTTCATAACAGGTGAAGCCAACGAGCGCTGTCAACGTGAGCAACGCAAGACGATTACAGCTGAGGATGTGTTGTGGGCAATGAGCAAGCTGGGGTTTGATGACTACATTGAACCCCTGACCATATACCTCCATCGCTACCGTGAAATGGAAGGGGAGCGAGGGTCTATAAGAGGAGAGGCACTGGTGAAGAGGGCAGTGGAGTTTAGGACACTGGGAGTAGCAGCTGCATTTGCACCAGCAGCAGCATTTCATATGGGGCACCACCACCAAGGGTTTTATGGAGGAGGAGCTGCGGGCATGGGCAGGTACTTGAAGGACACAAATGAAAATGGGAATACCACTGGTGCAGGTTCATCACAGGTTGGTGTGGCTAATGGTGGTAATATTGGTGAAGCATAA
- the LOC123192821 gene encoding uncharacterized protein LOC123192821, with the protein MEAVTGEQPNDFPQVITPFPQSLHLTSALDAAVKYEPPQKLRPIRRSPADDPSSFQDEHLFAGTGESTALFESEKAGSRSVEEGLDPKADWCNWEEDSSSSSDDDGDSLFPNNNEPGMRKRKRNTMVKIERFFEDLAMRIMKQQEQMHKQLMELVEKRERERITREEAWKQQEIERMKREEEMRTQEMSRNIALISFIQNVLGHEIQIPQLGPVSFMGENETKGDGNYAENDHV; encoded by the exons ATGGAGGCGGTAACCGGCGAGCAGCCAAACGACTTCCCACAAGTGATAACGCCGTTTCCTCAATCGTTACACCTAACGTCTGCGCTTGATGCCGCCGTCAAATATGAGCCACCGCAGAAGCTTCGACCAATCAGGCGGTCACCGGCGGATGATCCTTCCAGTTTTCAAGACGAACATCTCTTTGCCGGCACGGGAGAGTCTACTGCTTTGTTTGAGTCTGAAAAAGCTGGTTCGCGTTCGGTCGAGGAGGGTTTGGATCCGAAAGCTGACTGGTGTAATTGGGAGGAAGACTCTAG CTCATCTTCGGATGATGATGGGGATAGTTTGTTTCCTAACAATAATGAACCTGGGATGCGAAAAAGGAAGAGGAATACAATGGTGAAGATTGAGAGGTTTTTTGAAGATTTGGCGATGAGAATAATGAAGCAGCAAGAGCAAATGCATAAGCAGTTGATGGAATTGGTAGAGaaaagagagagggagagaataACAAGAGAAGAAGCTTGGAAGCAGCAAGAGATTGAAAGAATGAAAAGAGAAGAGGAGATGAGAACACAAGAGATGTCTCGTAACATTGCACTCATTTCATTTATCCAGAATGTTTTAGGCCATGAAATTCAAATTCCGCAGCTAGGACCAGTCTCATTTATGGGAGAAAATGAAACTAAAGGTGATGGAAATTATGCTGAAAATGATCATGTGTGA